One genomic region from Funiculus sociatus GB2-C1 encodes:
- a CDS encoding CHAT domain-containing protein — MFPVRIGTMKLAKKRIKLWLVALRGTGDWGLKEKSRPTSTLQSPIGGKKSWKFRFCFFSLNIQGSKAKSLVALFFALIPASATAQSIVPAVDGIGTIVTPDGNRFDIEGGTRSSDRANLFHSFTQFGLSQDQIANFLSSPSIENILVRVVGGDRSAINGLIQVSGNSNLFLMNPAGIIFGAGASLNIPGSFTATTANAIGFPDAMNPASIRWFNATGSNHYAALVGTPSTFAFTTPQTPGAIVNLAQLAVQQNLSLVGGTVVSLGSLTAPGDDIAIASVGGKSMVRISQPGSPLSLEVTPLPASVPRSPSASLPLSLPQLLTGGGIGNATELTVNSAGEVKLVGSGIRVNAGDVVVRDVVGQSIQADLVPPLVSGFVNLSATGSITVLGKIDTSTTVADTAAGSVTMSAFSDINLLNSPGDGIFTNADSGDGGDVNIVSQTGSINIAETINSSSNLGDGGAISLTALDQNNNNLPNSRAGRINITGAINSSSNLGDGGAIAIKARNQINADVINSSSAFGNGGSVILDPVGDIQVTSINAQGGTNGTGGNVDITTDQFFRAGGSFLDQNGVLASISNAGGVGGGAIAIRHGGGSRLVPFLVGNPAANGTLGAVTNGQSPITTFQSFPGRGGQGNIQFVTPTPNQTLNQTELVGDNDEEEKLQLPQNVPNIEIDALVTEREDNYTREFAEYLEIKNIPTRVNSLLDTRQTLDRVERETGVRPAIFYISFATPDIIPEGEIEKGEEKGDLLVTNSQSSTQNSSDELEVVLVTAQGTPIRKQFSGITRSQVIKAADEFRNEVIKIKRTPTYLSSAQQLYKWIITPLQADLQARGIQNIVFVPDTGLRSIPLAALHNGEQFLVEQYSVSLMPSLSLSNTEHRDIVNAQVLAMGASKFTDQKPLPAVPVELLAITPELWPGKSFLNSGFTLKNLNTQRRLQPYRIVHLATHAEFQPGNPSNSYIQLWDSKLSLNQLPQVGWNDPPVDLLVLSACRTALGDEQAEMGFAGLAVQAGVKSALASLWYVSDQGTLGLMAQFYEELRKAPVKAEALRQAQIAMIKGQVRMQNGKLLTPDGEIPLTPELAKLGNQNLSDPYYWAAFTMIGNPW; from the coding sequence GTGTTTCCTGTCAGAATCGGCACCATGAAATTAGCTAAAAAAAGAATTAAGTTGTGGCTGGTAGCACTAAGAGGAACTGGGGACTGGGGGCTGAAAGAAAAGTCTCGCCCTACCTCTACCCTCCAATCCCCAATTGGTGGTAAAAAAAGCTGGAAATTTCGGTTTTGCTTTTTTTCCTTGAATATTCAGGGAAGCAAAGCTAAAAGTTTGGTAGCTTTGTTTTTTGCCCTTATTCCCGCATCAGCAACAGCACAGTCAATAGTTCCGGCGGTTGATGGTATCGGAACTATTGTGACACCTGACGGGAACCGCTTCGATATCGAAGGCGGCACTAGATCGAGCGATCGCGCCAATCTTTTCCACAGTTTTACCCAGTTTGGGCTTAGTCAAGACCAGATTGCCAATTTTCTCTCTAGCCCATCTATTGAGAATATTCTGGTGAGAGTAGTAGGAGGCGATCGCTCGGCAATCAACGGCTTAATTCAGGTTAGCGGCAATTCCAACCTCTTTTTAATGAACCCTGCTGGTATCATCTTTGGCGCAGGAGCCAGCTTGAATATACCAGGAAGCTTCACCGCCACCACTGCGAATGCAATTGGTTTTCCAGACGCGATGAATCCCGCCTCTATAAGATGGTTTAATGCCACCGGGTCTAATCACTATGCCGCTTTGGTGGGGACTCCCAGCACCTTTGCCTTCACGACTCCTCAGACACCCGGAGCCATTGTCAACTTGGCGCAGCTAGCTGTTCAACAAAATCTTAGCCTGGTTGGTGGCACCGTTGTCTCACTGGGTAGTCTGACGGCACCAGGCGATGATATCGCGATCGCATCTGTAGGAGGCAAGAGTATGGTTCGTATCTCTCAGCCGGGAAGTCCGCTAAGCTTGGAAGTTACTCCCCTCCCCGCCTCTGTTCCTCGCTCTCCCTCTGCTTCCCTCCCCCTTTCCCTACCTCAGTTGCTAACTGGTGGGGGCATCGGTAATGCTACCGAACTAACTGTTAACAGCGCTGGAGAGGTGAAACTTGTTGGTTCTGGCATCCGGGTGAATGCTGGTGATGTTGTGGTGCGGGATGTTGTGGGACAGTCAATACAAGCTGATTTGGTGCCACCTTTAGTGAGTGGTTTTGTAAATTTGTCTGCAACTGGCAGCATTACAGTATTAGGAAAAATCGATACTTCTACGACTGTCGCTGATACTGCTGCTGGTTCGGTAACTATGTCCGCTTTTAGCGATATTAATCTTCTGAATTCGCCTGGAGACGGAATTTTTACTAATGCTGATTCGGGTGATGGTGGCGATGTTAATATTGTAAGTCAAACAGGTTCAATTAATATTGCAGAAACGATAAACTCGTCCTCAAATCTTGGTGATGGCGGAGCAATTAGTCTGACGGCTCTTGACCAAAATAATAATAATTTGCCTAATAGTAGGGCAGGAAGAATTAATATTACCGGAGCGATAAACTCATCCTCAAATTTGGGCGATGGGGGCGCGATCGCGATAAAAGCCCGCAACCAAATCAATGCTGATGTTATCAACTCTAGTTCGGCTTTTGGTAATGGTGGATCTGTGATCCTCGATCCGGTTGGGGATATCCAAGTTACCTCCATCAATGCCCAAGGCGGAACTAACGGCACGGGGGGAAATGTTGATATTACGACAGATCAATTTTTCCGGGCTGGGGGTAGTTTTTTAGACCAAAATGGTGTCTTAGCAAGTATTTCTAATGCCGGAGGTGTTGGGGGAGGCGCGATCGCTATCCGGCACGGTGGCGGTTCCAGGTTAGTTCCCTTTTTAGTGGGAAATCCCGCCGCTAACGGCACATTAGGGGCAGTTACTAATGGGCAATCCCCAATTACTACCTTTCAATCTTTTCCAGGTAGGGGTGGGCAAGGAAATATTCAATTTGTTACCCCTACTCCAAATCAAACACTAAACCAAACAGAATTGGTTGGTGACAACGATGAAGAGGAAAAATTACAACTACCGCAGAATGTTCCAAACATTGAGATTGATGCCCTAGTCACTGAAAGAGAAGACAACTATACTCGCGAATTTGCCGAATATTTGGAGATAAAAAATATTCCCACTCGTGTCAATTCTCTACTAGATACCCGTCAAACTCTAGATAGAGTTGAAAGAGAAACAGGCGTAAGACCAGCTATTTTTTATATTTCTTTTGCTACCCCAGATATTATACCTGAAGGGGAGATAGAGAAAGGGGAAGAAAAGGGGGATTTGCTTGTCACTAATTCCCAATCATCAACACAAAATTCGAGTGATGAGCTTGAAGTGGTGCTGGTAACGGCACAGGGAACACCAATTCGCAAGCAGTTTTCTGGAATTACGCGATCGCAAGTTATCAAAGCCGCCGATGAATTTCGCAACGAAGTTATCAAAATCAAACGAACTCCCACCTACCTTTCCTCAGCCCAACAACTCTATAAATGGATAATCACCCCCCTGCAAGCCGACTTGCAAGCTAGAGGCATTCAGAATATTGTCTTCGTGCCAGACACCGGGTTGCGATCTATTCCCTTGGCTGCCTTGCATAATGGTGAACAGTTTCTAGTGGAGCAATATAGCGTCAGCTTGATGCCCAGTCTCAGCCTCAGCAACACCGAACACCGCGACATAGTAAACGCGCAAGTCTTGGCAATGGGGGCATCAAAATTTACTGACCAAAAGCCACTTCCCGCTGTACCAGTAGAATTATTGGCCATTACGCCTGAGCTGTGGCCTGGTAAATCCTTCCTCAACAGCGGCTTCACTCTGAAAAATCTCAACACCCAGCGCCGCCTACAACCTTATAGAATCGTTCACTTAGCAACCCATGCGGAATTTCAGCCAGGTAATCCTAGCAACTCATACATCCAACTGTGGGACAGTAAGCTGTCATTGAACCAGCTGCCACAGGTGGGCTGGAATGACCCCCCGGTAGATTTGCTGGTACTAAGTGCCTGCCGCACAGCGTTAGGTGATGAACAGGCAGAGATGGGCTTTGCGGGGTTGGCGGTGCAAGCTGGGGTGAAGTCGGCGCTAGCAAGTTTGTGGTATGTGTCAGATCAGGGAACTTTGGGACTAATGGCCCAGTTTTACGAAGAATTGAGAAAAGCTCCCGTGAAGGCGGAGGCGCTAAGACAGGCGCAAATAGCAATGATCAAGGGGCAAGTACGCATGCAAAATGGTAAATTGCTTACTCCTGACGGGGAGATACCGCTAACGCCGGAACTAGCAAAGTTGGGAAATCAAAATTTGTCTGATCCTTATTATTGGGCAGCTTTCACAATGATTGGAAATCCTTGGTAA
- the tgt gene encoding tRNA guanosine(34) transglycosylase Tgt, producing the protein MGFSFKCQARCSHSKARAGIFSTPHGLVETPKFMPVGTLATVKGITAAQLEATGAQMVLSNTYHLHLQPGEAIVAGAGGLHRFMGWKKPMLTDSGGFQVFSLSQLRKITEEGVIFRSPRDGRMINLTPERSIQIQNTLGADVIMAFDECPPYPAERSDVEAATERTYRWLERCIKAHQRPDEQALFGIVQGGVYLDLRVRAAESLAGLDLPGYAIGGVSVGEPAELIHQIVEVTAPVLPPEKPRYLMGVGTYREMARAIASGIDLFDCVIPTRWARHGTVVVGGERWNLKNAQYREDFTPLDASCPCYTCQNFSRAYLCHLVRSREILAYTLLSIHNITELIRFTEKIREAILGDRFTEEFAQWL; encoded by the coding sequence GTGGGATTTTCTTTTAAATGTCAGGCGCGTTGTAGCCATTCCAAAGCACGGGCGGGAATTTTTTCCACACCTCATGGTTTGGTGGAAACTCCTAAATTTATGCCTGTGGGAACTCTAGCGACTGTCAAAGGTATAACAGCAGCCCAGCTAGAAGCAACAGGCGCTCAGATGGTGCTATCGAATACCTATCACCTCCACCTACAACCAGGGGAAGCGATTGTCGCGGGTGCTGGGGGGCTGCATCGGTTTATGGGCTGGAAGAAGCCAATGCTGACAGATTCTGGCGGCTTCCAAGTGTTTAGTTTAAGCCAGTTACGTAAGATTACTGAAGAGGGTGTAATATTTCGCTCTCCCCGCGATGGGCGGATGATTAACCTAACGCCGGAGCGTTCGATCCAAATTCAGAACACTCTGGGAGCAGATGTCATCATGGCATTTGATGAATGTCCTCCTTACCCCGCTGAACGCTCAGATGTGGAGGCGGCAACAGAACGGACTTACCGCTGGCTGGAGCGCTGTATAAAGGCTCACCAACGTCCAGATGAGCAAGCTTTGTTTGGAATTGTTCAGGGTGGTGTCTATTTAGATTTACGTGTCCGTGCGGCTGAGTCGTTAGCAGGGTTAGATTTGCCGGGATACGCAATTGGCGGCGTGAGTGTGGGGGAACCAGCGGAACTGATCCACCAGATTGTAGAGGTGACGGCGCCAGTGCTACCACCGGAAAAGCCGCGTTACCTGATGGGTGTGGGGACTTATCGGGAAATGGCAAGAGCGATCGCATCCGGGATAGATTTGTTTGACTGCGTGATTCCGACTCGTTGGGCGCGTCACGGTACTGTTGTGGTAGGGGGTGAACGTTGGAATTTGAAAAACGCTCAGTACCGAGAGGATTTTACACCCCTTGATGCCAGTTGTCCCTGCTACACTTGTCAGAATTTTAGCCGCGCTTACTTGTGTCATTTAGTGCGATCGCGCGAAATTCTCGCTTACACCTTACTCTCAATTCACAACATCACCGAACTAATTCGCTTTACCGAAAAGATAAGAGAAGCAATTTTAGGCGATCGCTTTACCGAAGAATTTGCTCAATGGCTATGA
- the cobS gene encoding adenosylcobinamide-GDP ribazoletransferase: MSFVFFVIQVSSFWRSLLGAIAFYTCIPLPAGWTLEFQRIARHAPLVGLLIGALLSLCDVCLQQLGVPVLTRSALVVVMGIAITGGLHLDGAMDTADGLAVQDPSRRLEVMTDSATGAFGAIAAIALILLKTAALTDIESNRWLALMAAAGWGRWGQVVAIARYPYLKPTGKGAFHKEFIRTPQDILLGLVLLLLLSGLQLIVSPTRPLLAVIMAVAGCLVALLTGAWFHHQLGGHTGDTYGAVVEWTEALLLCLLTTI; encoded by the coding sequence GTGTCTTTTGTATTTTTTGTGATTCAAGTTTCTTCGTTTTGGCGATCGCTGCTAGGGGCGATCGCGTTCTATACTTGTATACCCCTTCCTGCGGGCTGGACATTGGAATTTCAGCGCATTGCCCGCCATGCTCCGCTAGTAGGCTTATTAATTGGGGCGCTTCTGTCGCTTTGCGATGTCTGTTTGCAACAGCTGGGCGTACCCGTACTGACTCGTTCAGCCTTAGTGGTAGTGATGGGGATTGCCATCACCGGAGGTTTACACTTAGATGGGGCAATGGATACCGCAGATGGGTTGGCAGTGCAAGATCCGTCACGGCGTTTAGAGGTAATGACGGATAGTGCGACTGGTGCCTTTGGCGCGATCGCTGCGATCGCACTCATACTTTTAAAAACAGCAGCCCTGACAGATATTGAATCTAACCGCTGGCTAGCGCTGATGGCAGCCGCGGGATGGGGTCGGTGGGGGCAAGTGGTAGCGATCGCTCGTTATCCCTATCTCAAACCTACTGGCAAAGGTGCTTTTCACAAAGAGTTTATTCGCACCCCCCAGGATATCTTGCTGGGATTGGTCTTACTACTGCTTTTAAGCGGATTACAGCTCATTGTGTCACCGACTCGCCCTCTATTGGCGGTAATCATGGCAGTCGCAGGATGCCTTGTCGCGCTTTTAACTGGTGCTTGGTTTCACCACCAGCTGGGCGGACACACGGGAGATACCTACGGCGCAGTCGTAGAATGGACAGAAGCTTTGTTACTGTGCCTACTCACCACAATCTAA
- a CDS encoding PPC domain-containing protein, whose translation MKAIRWHRTPIVPATLLVLCLGAVSARAQNKVYNPIPVLTNNEVADTLTENDIPTGEGGFARDYLVKLNAGDQVAIDLTSDNFDSIVTLMAADGSTVAENDDGPDGSTNSVLFSRISETGSYIIRVRAFGETGGGSFKLKITRLKPI comes from the coding sequence ATGAAAGCAATTAGATGGCACCGCACCCCAATTGTTCCTGCAACTTTGCTTGTTCTGTGTCTTGGCGCTGTATCAGCCAGAGCGCAAAATAAAGTATATAATCCGATTCCTGTACTGACAAACAACGAAGTTGCCGACACGCTTACAGAAAACGATATTCCTACTGGTGAGGGAGGCTTTGCCCGTGACTACTTGGTGAAGTTGAACGCTGGAGATCAGGTGGCTATTGACTTGACCTCAGATAACTTTGACTCGATTGTTACGCTGATGGCTGCTGATGGTTCCACTGTAGCGGAAAACGATGACGGCCCAGACGGCAGCACAAATTCTGTGCTGTTTTCCCGAATTAGCGAGACTGGTTCATACATTATTCGGGTTCGGGCTTTTGGAGAAACGGGCGGCGGGTCTTTTAAGCTGAAGATAACGCGCCTGAAGCCAATTTAA
- a CDS encoding DUF928 domain-containing protein encodes MELVLLTGFSTLIGTLEPKSAHAIPQRLLVADYEPPVNISAPGRREGGGTRGGNCPIAKKPLTALIPANNIGFTVAQNPVLLFYLPAMPPQAKPLPVEFVLRDGNEKEIYATTFMMPRKSGIVSVSVPVSADVPPLEVGKNYHWFLSILCNPLERSPNIFVEGWIRRVPLNATLNNNLKQATLKDRPDIYAEAGIWFDALNTLAALRQSNPKDSAISSEWAKLLKAVGLEHMATEPLVPISPIPSNNATLSQPSPKN; translated from the coding sequence ATGGAACTGGTGCTACTGACGGGTTTCTCAACGTTGATAGGCACACTGGAGCCAAAAAGCGCCCACGCAATCCCACAGCGCTTGTTAGTTGCTGATTACGAACCTCCAGTCAACATTAGCGCACCAGGACGACGGGAAGGAGGAGGAACGCGCGGTGGGAACTGTCCTATAGCAAAAAAGCCACTAACTGCGCTCATCCCCGCTAACAACATTGGGTTTACAGTCGCTCAAAATCCAGTTTTATTATTTTATCTGCCGGCAATGCCTCCCCAAGCCAAGCCCCTGCCAGTGGAGTTTGTGCTGAGGGATGGAAACGAGAAAGAGATTTATGCAACAACTTTTATGATGCCTAGAAAGTCAGGTATTGTCAGCGTCAGCGTCCCAGTGTCAGCTGATGTACCACCCTTAGAAGTTGGAAAGAATTATCATTGGTTCTTATCGATACTGTGCAATCCGCTAGAGCGATCGCCTAATATTTTTGTAGAAGGGTGGATTCGGCGTGTGCCACTCAACGCCACGCTGAATAATAATTTAAAGCAAGCCACACTCAAGGATCGCCCGGATATTTATGCAGAAGCGGGCATTTGGTTCGACGCTTTGAATACTCTAGCAGCTTTGCGCCAGTCAAACCCGAAAGATTCAGCCATATCATCTGAATGGGCAAAACTCTTGAAGGCAGTTGGGCTGGAACACATGGCAACTGAACCTCTAGTTCCCATTAGTCCGATACCGAGTAACAACGCGACGCTTTCCCAGCCATCGCCGAAAAATTAG
- a CDS encoding ShlB/FhaC/HecB family hemolysin secretion/activation protein, which yields MQSRFKVFWCGVLIEDAIALGVCVSTLLGCVATSSANAATREAKPVLDGLNLQSEWETMQTIPSAEMDKDQNPDSLLIPDSSLEGSEQRLVQAPQIPPSIQLPPQPDPNRDRFPQPVPTPEPLPQESPPPVLTPTPTPTPTTAPASDSLQVNKIQVIGSTIFDQDELNPITQKFEGRVVTLEELRNVADAITQLYLNQGYITSRAILVDQAVTDGVVQIRVIEGTLEEIRVEGTRRLNPNYVRSRVRLGAGRPLNTGKLEDQLRLLRIDPLFKNIEASLRAGSGVGQSILVVRVTEANPLEASLGVDNYSPPSVGSERLGVNLRYRNVTGLGDEIAGSYYHTTTSGADIFDFSYRIPLNAMNGTLQLRAAPNRNKVTQRPFDVFDIRGETELYEISYRQPLIRSPREEFALSLGFTYQDGQTFTFAGPTPFGFGPDENGVSRTSVVKFGQDYLRRDVRGAWALRSLFSLGTGLFDATVNEDPVPDGRFLSWLGQIQRVQVLNNDNFLILQADVQLSTSGLLPSQQFVIGGGQSLRGYRQNVRAADNGVRFSIEDRITVQRDEAGAAIMQVAPFIDLGWVWNVDDNPNPLPDERFLAGVGLGLIWQPIPKLNIRLDYGIPLVEIDDRGENAQDQGFYFSVNYQL from the coding sequence ATGCAATCAAGGTTTAAAGTGTTTTGGTGTGGAGTGTTAATTGAGGACGCGATCGCCCTTGGTGTATGCGTATCAACGCTGTTGGGGTGTGTTGCTACCAGCAGTGCGAATGCTGCGACCAGAGAAGCAAAGCCAGTGCTAGATGGATTAAATTTACAAAGCGAATGGGAGACGATGCAGACAATCCCAAGCGCCGAGATGGACAAAGACCAAAATCCCGATTCATTGTTGATCCCGGATTCTTCTTTAGAGGGTTCTGAACAGAGGCTGGTGCAAGCGCCGCAGATACCACCATCTATCCAGCTTCCGCCGCAGCCCGATCCTAATCGCGATCGCTTCCCGCAACCTGTACCCACCCCAGAACCGCTGCCCCAAGAGTCACCGCCGCCTGTACTGACGCCAACACCAACCCCGACACCCACTACAGCGCCCGCCTCAGACAGTCTTCAAGTTAACAAAATTCAAGTCATCGGCAGCACCATCTTTGATCAAGATGAACTGAACCCCATTACCCAAAAATTTGAGGGGCGCGTTGTTACCCTAGAGGAACTCAGAAACGTTGCCGATGCTATCACTCAGCTGTACCTAAACCAAGGCTACATTACCTCAAGAGCAATTCTTGTAGACCAAGCCGTTACCGATGGTGTCGTCCAAATTCGCGTCATCGAAGGCACCCTAGAAGAAATTAGGGTAGAAGGAACGCGCCGCCTAAATCCAAATTACGTCCGTTCCAGGGTGCGCCTGGGGGCTGGTAGACCTCTCAACACAGGCAAACTGGAAGACCAATTAAGGCTTTTGCGTATCGATCCCCTATTTAAAAACATAGAAGCCAGCCTCCGGGCTGGAAGTGGGGTTGGTCAAAGTATTCTCGTGGTGCGCGTCACCGAAGCTAACCCTTTAGAAGCCAGTTTAGGCGTTGACAACTACTCGCCTCCCAGCGTCGGTTCAGAACGATTGGGAGTCAACCTGCGTTATCGCAACGTAACTGGGCTTGGGGATGAAATCGCTGGCTCCTATTACCATACGACGACCAGTGGCGCTGATATTTTCGACTTCAGCTATCGGATACCACTCAACGCCATGAATGGCACCCTGCAACTGAGAGCAGCACCTAATCGCAACAAAGTTACCCAACGTCCCTTTGATGTGTTTGACATTCGAGGGGAGACGGAACTTTATGAAATTAGTTATCGACAGCCGTTGATCCGCTCACCGCGAGAAGAATTTGCCCTTTCTTTAGGCTTTACTTATCAAGATGGTCAGACGTTCACCTTTGCCGGACCGACTCCTTTCGGATTTGGGCCAGACGAAAATGGTGTCAGCCGTACCAGCGTGGTTAAGTTTGGACAAGATTATTTACGTCGGGATGTCAGGGGTGCATGGGCGTTGCGATCGCTCTTTAGTCTCGGTACCGGATTATTCGATGCTACCGTGAATGAAGATCCCGTTCCCGATGGTCGTTTCTTGAGCTGGCTAGGTCAAATCCAGCGAGTACAAGTCCTGAATAACGATAACTTTTTAATTCTTCAGGCAGATGTCCAGCTATCAACCAGTGGTTTATTACCCTCCCAACAGTTTGTAATTGGCGGCGGTCAATCGCTGCGCGGCTACAGGCAAAATGTCCGTGCTGCTGACAATGGCGTGAGATTTTCTATTGAAGACCGAATTACCGTCCAGCGAGACGAAGCCGGAGCTGCTATCATGCAGGTTGCCCCTTTTATAGACTTGGGGTGGGTGTGGAATGTGGATGATAACCCCAACCCATTACCTGATGAAAGATTTTTAGCAGGTGTCGGCTTAGGGTTAATCTGGCAACCGATACCCAAGCTGAACATCAGGTTAGACTACGGCATTCCCTTAGTTGAGATTGATGACCGAGGCGAAAATGCTCAAGATCAGGGTTTTTATTTCAGCGTTAACTATCAACTTTGA